A genomic region of Pyramidobacter porci contains the following coding sequences:
- a CDS encoding cytochrome D ubiquinol oxidase subunit I, giving the protein MLSLVSRHLPQGVQCSAVRLRAHDRLCLVVINDKREFWSREDDMRRAKAITEDLRAMGMELPRLQWIRQSRFLVESPYLERSLCGQPAFWINCVCGVFAFFALSWWAVAVYAVLAFCTWLFSSWLISGGGWAKLQNLLPFLKRGSQW; this is encoded by the coding sequence GTGCTTTCTCTTGTTTCCCGCCATCTTCCTCAGGGAGTACAGTGCAGCGCGGTCAGACTGCGCGCCCATGACCGTTTGTGTCTTGTCGTGATCAACGACAAGCGCGAGTTCTGGAGCCGGGAGGACGATATGCGCCGCGCCAAGGCCATCACCGAGGATCTGCGTGCCATGGGGATGGAGCTGCCCAGATTGCAGTGGATCAGACAGAGTCGCTTTCTTGTCGAGTCGCCTTATCTGGAGCGCTCTCTCTGCGGGCAGCCTGCGTTTTGGATCAACTGCGTCTGCGGCGTTTTTGCCTTTTTCGCACTTTCCTGGTGGGCTGTGGCCGTTTATGCCGTTCTGGCATTTTGTACATGGCTGTTTTCGTCGTGGCTTATTTCCGGCGGAGGCTGGGCCAAGCTGCAGAATCTTTTGCCCTTTTTGAAACGAGGTTCCCAGTGGTGA
- the nusB gene encoding transcription antitermination factor NusB: MTNKDNTQESLHAARVRLFQILCALDSLGGKKLDQREVEAYLEELFVEPEAAAENGAEAESGENGTDEEIGVSRVPFADYRQSCERACLVRNALPEIDALIETYSTEWKTERMSLVDRTIIRLALYEAVIAKKVPVGVALSEAVLLAREYGSDDSPRFVNGVLARIVKGLSLS; the protein is encoded by the coding sequence GTGACGAATAAAGATAACACTCAAGAATCGCTTCATGCGGCGCGAGTGCGCCTTTTCCAAATTCTGTGCGCGCTGGATTCTCTGGGCGGAAAGAAGCTTGACCAGCGTGAGGTCGAAGCATATCTGGAAGAGCTTTTTGTCGAGCCGGAAGCCGCTGCGGAAAACGGCGCTGAAGCTGAAAGCGGAGAAAACGGCACCGACGAGGAAATCGGGGTGTCGCGGGTTCCCTTTGCGGACTATCGCCAATCCTGCGAGCGCGCCTGTTTGGTGCGCAACGCTCTTCCTGAAATCGACGCCTTGATTGAAACGTACTCGACCGAGTGGAAAACCGAACGCATGAGCCTGGTGGATCGCACGATTATCCGCCTGGCGCTGTACGAGGCCGTGATCGCGAAAAAAGTCCCGGTCGGCGTCGCTCTCAGCGAAGCCGTGCTGCTGGCCAGAGAGTACGGCAGCGACGACTCGCCTCGTTTTGTCAACGGCGTCCTGGCCCGTATCGTCAAGGGGCTCTCGCTGTCATGA
- the xseA gene encoding exodeoxyribonuclease VII large subunit → MIRYGSARVRGDAAPLSVDEVALRVKNLLDYDETLAHLVVEGELTDFKRHVSGHVYFVLKGRSASLPCVMFRGDAAGMLLWPAVGDRVVVSGSVRLYEARGVVQIYARKMYPLGLGAAARAKEELRLRLEKEGLFAAARKRPLPRYPQRVACVTSDTGAAVQDVIRQFRARFPAAELIVVPCLVQGVHAAESAALALRRASALPGVEAVLLVRGGGAKEDLNPFDDEELVREVARCPAPVVCGVGHEVDWSLCDLAADRREPTPTAAATSVFPDRMRELSALAECSRLLHMHADHGLRDEKQNLAGREETMRHFLRRLLENAAQRLDDLDEKTTYHVGAELRLMNGRLDECERSLENLSPAALARRGYSLVMSGGEPLLSSAQARCGDVLSVQMLDGTVTGRVDSVEPRGVDVRDAHIQRRRIHDGL, encoded by the coding sequence ATGATCCGCTATGGTTCCGCTCGCGTCAGAGGGGATGCCGCGCCTCTGAGCGTAGACGAAGTCGCCTTAAGAGTAAAAAATCTGCTCGACTACGATGAGACGCTTGCTCATCTTGTCGTCGAAGGCGAACTGACCGACTTCAAACGTCACGTCTCCGGGCACGTTTATTTCGTCCTGAAAGGGCGCAGCGCTTCGCTGCCCTGCGTGATGTTCCGCGGCGACGCGGCGGGCATGCTTCTCTGGCCGGCGGTCGGCGATCGCGTCGTGGTTTCGGGCAGCGTGAGGCTTTACGAGGCGCGCGGCGTCGTGCAGATATACGCGCGTAAAATGTATCCGCTGGGGCTGGGCGCGGCCGCGAGAGCCAAAGAAGAGCTGCGGCTCAGGCTGGAAAAAGAAGGGCTTTTCGCTGCCGCGCGCAAGCGTCCCTTGCCGCGTTATCCGCAGCGCGTGGCCTGCGTTACGTCCGATACGGGGGCTGCCGTTCAGGACGTGATCAGGCAATTTCGCGCGCGTTTTCCCGCCGCCGAGCTGATCGTCGTCCCCTGTCTCGTGCAGGGCGTTCACGCGGCCGAAAGCGCGGCGTTGGCGCTGAGACGGGCTTCGGCTCTGCCGGGAGTGGAAGCCGTGCTCCTGGTGCGCGGCGGCGGTGCCAAAGAAGACCTCAATCCGTTTGACGACGAAGAACTGGTGCGGGAGGTCGCCCGCTGTCCCGCCCCCGTCGTGTGCGGCGTGGGGCACGAAGTCGACTGGTCGCTGTGCGATCTGGCCGCCGACCGGCGCGAACCGACGCCGACGGCCGCCGCCACGTCGGTGTTTCCCGATCGTATGCGGGAATTGAGCGCCCTGGCGGAATGTTCCCGTCTTCTTCATATGCACGCAGACCACGGCCTGCGCGATGAAAAACAGAACCTTGCCGGCCGCGAGGAAACCATGAGGCATTTTCTGAGGCGTCTGCTGGAAAACGCGGCGCAGCGTCTTGACGATCTTGATGAAAAAACGACGTATCATGTCGGCGCCGAACTTCGGCTCATGAACGGCCGGCTCGACGAGTGCGAACGTTCGCTGGAGAATCTGTCGCCGGCGGCTCTTGCGCGCCGCGGCTACAGCTTGGTCATGAGCGGCGGCGAGCCGCTGCTCTCCAGCGCTCAGGCGCGCTGCGGCGACGTGCTCTCTGTGCAGATGCTCGACGGCACTGTGACAGGGCGCGTGGATTCCGTGGAACCTCGCGGCGTGGACGTAAGAGATGCGCATATACAGAGGAGGAGAATTCATGATGGATTATAA
- a CDS encoding adenosylhomocysteinase — MDYKIADLSLAPGGHAKMDWAWRSMPVLNALKARYAASQPLKGVKLAACLHLEAKTACLLRTFKDLGAEVRAAGSNPLSTQDDVCAALVDAGVSVFSRHAMSGEEYHCYLRDTLAFGPSVITDDGADLVATLLSDMKDLIPAVKGASEETTSGVKRLKAMERQGILPFPVISVNDAHSKYLFDNRYGTGQSVWDGFMRTTNILVAGKTVVIAGYGWCGRGAAMRARALGARVIVTELDPHRAFEAVMDGNELMTMAQAAPLGDIFLTFTGNTHVIRAEHFQLMKDNAIMGNAGHFDVEINKRELAALAVKHELARTNIETFTMPDGRRLNLLGEGRLVNLACGDGHPIEIMDLSFALQLESAIYVNEHGRALKAGLMDVPEEIDAAVMETKLASMGLSLERLTEEQRAYMADWRED, encoded by the coding sequence ATGGATTATAAAATCGCCGATCTTTCCCTCGCTCCGGGCGGGCATGCCAAAATGGACTGGGCGTGGCGCTCCATGCCGGTGCTCAACGCCCTGAAGGCCCGTTATGCCGCTTCGCAGCCGCTGAAGGGCGTAAAACTTGCAGCCTGTCTTCACCTGGAAGCGAAAACCGCCTGCCTGTTGCGGACGTTCAAAGATCTGGGCGCCGAAGTCCGGGCGGCCGGCAGCAATCCGCTTTCCACGCAGGACGACGTCTGCGCCGCTCTCGTCGATGCGGGCGTTTCCGTGTTCAGCCGTCACGCCATGAGCGGCGAGGAATATCACTGCTATCTGCGCGATACGCTGGCTTTCGGCCCGTCGGTCATCACGGACGACGGCGCCGATCTGGTGGCAACGCTCCTTTCCGACATGAAGGACTTGATCCCGGCCGTCAAGGGCGCTTCCGAGGAGACGACCTCCGGCGTCAAACGCCTGAAGGCCATGGAACGGCAGGGGATTCTGCCATTTCCGGTGATTTCCGTGAACGACGCCCACAGCAAATATCTTTTCGACAACCGCTACGGCACCGGGCAGTCGGTGTGGGACGGCTTCATGCGCACGACCAATATCCTCGTGGCGGGCAAGACCGTAGTCATCGCCGGTTACGGCTGGTGCGGCCGGGGCGCGGCCATGCGCGCCCGCGCCCTCGGCGCCCGCGTCATCGTCACCGAACTGGATCCGCACCGCGCGTTCGAAGCGGTCATGGACGGCAACGAATTGATGACCATGGCCCAGGCGGCGCCGCTGGGAGATATCTTTCTTACGTTTACCGGCAACACGCACGTGATCCGGGCGGAACATTTCCAGCTCATGAAGGACAACGCGATCATGGGCAACGCCGGACATTTCGACGTCGAGATCAACAAGCGTGAACTGGCGGCGCTGGCCGTCAAACACGAATTGGCGCGGACGAACATCGAGACTTTTACGATGCCCGACGGCCGCCGTCTCAATCTGCTCGGCGAAGGCCGGCTTGTCAATCTGGCCTGCGGCGACGGGCATCCGATTGAAATCATGGATCTCAGCTTCGCGCTCCAGCTCGAATCCGCCATCTACGTGAACGAACACGGGCGCGCTCTCAAGGCGGGGCTGATGGACGTGCCTGAAGAAATCGACGCGGCGGTCATGGAAACGAAGCTCGCTTCCATGGGGTTGTCCCTCGAACGCCTGACCGAAGAACAGCGCGCCTATATGGCCGACTGGCGCGAAGACTGA
- a CDS encoding amidohydrolase — translation MAILFRNVYLLDGTMERARRADLLVEGERIKKIAAPDSLGGEKCEVMDGKGETLLMPGFFNAHCHAAMTLLRGLGEERPLMEWLEQKIWPLEERLTDEVVYAGAVQAMCEMATCGITGFADMYYHMDQVARAVNELGMRCSVSVGVVRDPARFKQTLYRDFAEMRGPRIINSIDPHAPYTVPFEFVSECAAEAKRKNLPLQTHFLEAEWERGYLTDTLKMTPVEYLEKTGLATVPRLVLAHGVQLREDELDYLAAHDNITVAHCPASNLKLGSGVAPIPAMLEKGVHVALGTDGAASNNRLDLWDEMRLASLVHKGVGHDPLAVSSRQLIDCATYQGARAFGYEKVGRLAEGWAADLTAVDLTALHYLGVDEENMSSYVVYAGSSGDVKHVLCGGDWIVKDRTFTPRAEKEIRADSSAQRAWLLAAHA, via the coding sequence ATGGCAATCCTGTTCCGCAACGTTTATCTTCTCGACGGCACGATGGAGCGCGCGCGGCGCGCCGATCTGCTCGTCGAGGGGGAGCGCATAAAAAAAATTGCCGCTCCGGATTCATTGGGCGGCGAAAAATGCGAAGTGATGGACGGCAAGGGCGAAACGCTTTTGATGCCGGGCTTTTTCAACGCCCACTGCCATGCGGCGATGACGCTGCTGCGCGGCCTCGGCGAGGAACGTCCGCTGATGGAGTGGCTGGAGCAGAAAATCTGGCCGCTGGAAGAGCGCCTCACCGACGAAGTCGTTTATGCCGGCGCCGTTCAGGCCATGTGCGAGATGGCCACGTGCGGCATCACCGGTTTTGCCGACATGTATTATCATATGGATCAGGTCGCCCGCGCCGTGAACGAGCTGGGCATGCGCTGTTCCGTTTCCGTCGGCGTCGTGCGCGATCCGGCCCGTTTCAAACAGACTCTTTACCGCGATTTTGCGGAGATGCGGGGGCCGCGGATCATCAACAGCATCGATCCGCACGCGCCGTACACCGTGCCATTCGAGTTCGTCAGCGAATGCGCCGCCGAAGCGAAAAGAAAAAATCTGCCCTTGCAGACGCATTTCCTGGAAGCCGAGTGGGAGCGCGGCTACCTCACCGACACCTTGAAAATGACGCCGGTCGAGTATCTCGAAAAAACCGGGCTTGCGACCGTGCCGCGTTTGGTCCTCGCGCACGGCGTGCAGCTCAGGGAAGACGAGCTCGACTATCTGGCCGCCCATGACAACATCACCGTGGCGCACTGTCCGGCGTCGAATCTGAAGCTCGGCAGCGGCGTGGCGCCGATTCCGGCCATGTTGGAGAAAGGCGTTCACGTGGCGCTGGGGACCGACGGCGCCGCCAGCAACAACCGGCTCGATCTGTGGGACGAGATGCGGCTTGCTTCGCTGGTCCACAAGGGCGTCGGCCATGATCCGCTGGCCGTTTCCTCGCGGCAGCTGATCGACTGCGCGACCTATCAGGGGGCGCGGGCGTTCGGTTACGAAAAAGTGGGGCGGCTCGCCGAAGGCTGGGCCGCGGACCTGACGGCCGTCGATTTGACGGCGCTCCACTATCTCGGCGTCGACGAGGAAAACATGTCCAGCTACGTCGTGTACGCCGGCAGTTCCGGCGACGTGAAGCACGTTCTCTGCGGAGGCGACTGGATCGTCAAGGATCGGACCTTTACGCCGCGCGCCGAAAAAGAAATCCGCGCGGACAGTTCGGCGCAGCGCGCCTGGCTGCTGGCGGCTCATGCCTGA
- the alaS gene encoding alanine--tRNA ligase, which produces MQYRSGKEIRQLFVNFWESKGAHHYKSFSLVPDDPSLLFTIAGMVPFKKYYLGLEEPEYACAVTSQKCVRTNDIENVGHTARHHTFFEMLGNFSWGGYFKRESLTWGWEFLTQVLGLDGSRMYATIYKDDQEAFDIWTKEIGMPASHLVLNGEDENFWFMGPQGPCGPDSEILYDQGEEFSCGPDCHPGCDCDRFLEIWNHVFTQYDRQADGSFKPLPRKNIDTGMGLERLASLIQGVRNDFETDLFTPLMKKAGDIAGVRYGENDQSDLALKVISDHVRAVCFMIADGILPANDGQGYVLRRLIRRAARYGRLIGINKPFINDVIPAVIELMGDPYSELGENRLTIEKIVEIEENSFGKTIRQGSELLDAEVKAALESAGKTLGGAVAFQLYDTFGFPLELTREICAERGVSVDEEEFKKEMEQQRERARSSSKQIANNVIKGNVFNALVNEFGATDFVGYEKSECNTKIRALVRDGRQVDALGEGEEGMVLLESSPFYAERGGQIGDTGLIKADGVLAVVRDSTHPFGELNMQTVTVTKGTLRVGESVLAQVDLDRHLAIARNHTATHILHAVLGKVLGGHVRQNGSLVSDRFLRFDYTHYEAPSREQLEEIETLTNAAILTDRPVTTAVTDLEAAKASGAKALFEEKYGQTVRVVSVGDFSSELCGGTHVSSSGMIGSLKIVSEESIGSGIRRITAVTGMTTVHLLQELSRTADELSARLAVKRPLLIEKVRGMEEEIKELKRQIDGMSRARLAGSIDSLIAKKTLAGGAVNLYIGRVDGQNMELLRESGDKFKDGDPKAVFVVFSKAAEDKVQILCMLGEEAQKKKLHAGKIVKELAALVGGSGGGRPNMAQAGGKEPAKIDAAIAAAVDLVAKFIGA; this is translated from the coding sequence GTGCAGTATCGCAGCGGTAAGGAAATCCGTCAGTTGTTCGTAAATTTCTGGGAATCGAAAGGGGCTCACCATTACAAGAGCTTTTCGCTCGTTCCCGACGATCCCTCGCTTCTGTTCACCATCGCCGGCATGGTGCCTTTCAAGAAGTATTATCTGGGACTCGAAGAGCCGGAATACGCCTGCGCCGTGACCTCGCAGAAGTGCGTGCGCACCAACGACATCGAGAACGTCGGCCACACCGCCCGCCATCACACGTTTTTCGAGATGCTGGGCAACTTCTCCTGGGGCGGCTATTTCAAGCGCGAGTCGCTGACCTGGGGCTGGGAATTCCTCACGCAGGTCCTGGGACTCGACGGCAGCCGCATGTACGCGACGATCTACAAGGACGATCAGGAGGCGTTCGACATCTGGACCAAGGAGATCGGCATGCCCGCATCCCATCTCGTCCTCAACGGCGAGGACGAGAACTTCTGGTTCATGGGGCCTCAGGGACCGTGCGGTCCCGATTCCGAGATCCTCTACGATCAGGGAGAAGAATTTTCCTGCGGCCCCGACTGCCATCCCGGCTGCGACTGCGACCGTTTTCTCGAGATCTGGAACCACGTCTTCACGCAGTACGACCGGCAGGCCGACGGCAGCTTCAAACCGCTGCCCCGCAAGAACATCGACACCGGCATGGGGCTCGAGCGCCTTGCCTCGCTGATCCAGGGCGTACGCAACGACTTCGAGACGGATCTCTTCACCCCGCTCATGAAAAAAGCCGGCGACATCGCCGGGGTCAGGTACGGCGAGAACGATCAGAGCGATCTGGCGCTGAAGGTCATCTCCGATCATGTCCGCGCCGTCTGCTTCATGATCGCGGACGGCATTCTGCCGGCCAATGACGGCCAGGGCTACGTGCTGCGCCGCCTGATCCGCCGCGCCGCCCGTTACGGACGCCTGATCGGCATCAACAAGCCGTTCATCAACGACGTGATTCCCGCCGTGATCGAACTGATGGGCGATCCCTACTCCGAACTCGGGGAGAACCGGCTCACCATCGAGAAGATCGTCGAGATCGAGGAGAACAGTTTCGGCAAAACGATCCGCCAGGGCAGCGAGCTGCTCGACGCCGAAGTCAAAGCGGCGCTCGAAAGCGCCGGAAAGACTCTCGGCGGCGCGGTGGCCTTCCAGCTGTACGACACGTTCGGCTTCCCGCTGGAACTGACCCGCGAGATCTGCGCCGAGCGCGGCGTGTCGGTCGACGAAGAGGAGTTCAAAAAGGAAATGGAGCAGCAACGCGAGCGCGCCCGCAGCTCCAGCAAGCAGATCGCCAACAACGTCATCAAGGGGAACGTGTTCAACGCCTTGGTCAACGAATTCGGCGCCACGGATTTCGTCGGTTACGAAAAGAGCGAATGCAATACCAAGATCCGCGCGCTCGTCAGGGACGGACGGCAAGTCGACGCTCTCGGCGAAGGCGAAGAGGGCATGGTCCTGCTCGAAAGTTCGCCGTTTTACGCCGAGCGCGGCGGCCAGATCGGCGACACGGGGCTGATCAAGGCCGACGGCGTTCTTGCGGTCGTGAGGGACAGCACGCATCCCTTCGGCGAGCTGAACATGCAGACGGTCACCGTGACCAAAGGGACGCTCCGCGTCGGGGAGAGCGTCCTCGCGCAGGTCGACCTGGACCGCCATCTTGCCATCGCCCGCAACCATACGGCCACGCACATCCTCCACGCCGTGCTCGGCAAGGTGCTGGGCGGGCACGTGCGCCAGAACGGTTCGCTCGTGTCCGACCGTTTCCTGCGTTTCGACTACACTCATTACGAGGCGCCGAGCCGCGAACAGCTCGAGGAGATCGAGACGCTGACCAACGCGGCGATCCTGACCGACCGGCCGGTCACGACGGCCGTGACGGATCTCGAAGCGGCCAAAGCCAGCGGCGCCAAAGCGCTGTTCGAAGAGAAGTACGGCCAAACCGTGCGCGTCGTCTCCGTCGGCGATTTCTCCAGCGAGCTGTGCGGCGGCACTCACGTTTCGTCCTCGGGTATGATCGGTTCTCTGAAGATCGTCAGCGAAGAGAGCATTGGCTCCGGGATCCGTCGCATCACGGCGGTGACGGGCATGACCACGGTGCATCTGCTTCAGGAACTGAGCCGCACCGCCGACGAACTCTCCGCGCGTCTGGCCGTCAAACGGCCGCTGCTGATCGAAAAAGTCAGGGGCATGGAAGAGGAGATCAAGGAACTCAAACGTCAGATCGACGGGATGTCGCGCGCCAGACTCGCCGGCAGCATCGACAGTCTGATCGCGAAAAAGACGCTTGCCGGCGGCGCCGTCAACCTCTATATCGGGCGCGTGGACGGACAGAACATGGAACTGCTGCGCGAGTCCGGCGACAAATTCAAGGACGGCGATCCCAAAGCCGTGTTCGTGGTCTTCTCCAAGGCGGCGGAGGACAAGGTGCAGATCCTCTGCATGCTCGGCGAGGAAGCGCAAAAGAAAAAACTCCACGCCGGCAAGATCGTCAAGGAATTGGCCGCTCTGGTCGGCGGAAGCGGCGGCGGCCGTCCGAACATGGCGCAGGCCGGCGGCAAAGAGCCGGCCAAAATCGACGCGGCGATCGCCGCCGCCGTCGATCTCGTTGCGAAATTCATCGGAGCTTGA
- the ruvX gene encoding Holliday junction resolvase RuvX, which translates to MPRIICLDVGTVRIGVAVSDPLGMFAQGIAVWKADGPWLDDLERAFERYDTGCLLVGLPIREDGTIGPSAQHVQDVVKEIQQRFPMITVKYWDERYSTCTATSYLLEGNVSRRKRKQSVDKIAAAVILQSYMDAKGADRF; encoded by the coding sequence ATGCCCCGAATTATCTGCCTCGACGTCGGAACCGTGAGGATCGGCGTGGCAGTCAGCGATCCCCTGGGCATGTTTGCTCAGGGGATCGCTGTCTGGAAAGCGGACGGCCCCTGGCTGGACGATCTGGAGCGCGCCTTCGAGCGTTACGACACGGGCTGTCTGCTCGTTGGGCTGCCGATCCGCGAGGACGGAACGATCGGCCCCTCGGCGCAACATGTGCAGGACGTGGTAAAGGAGATCCAGCAGCGCTTTCCCATGATCACCGTGAAATATTGGGACGAGCGTTACAGCACCTGCACCGCCACGAGCTATCTGCTCGAGGGCAACGTGTCGCGCCGCAAACGAAAACAGTCCGTCGACAAGATCGCCGCCGCGGTGATCCTGCAAAGCTACATGGATGCGAAAGGAGCTGACCGATTTTAG